A stretch of the Pirellulales bacterium genome encodes the following:
- a CDS encoding efflux RND transporter permease subunit, whose product MLNRIIAMSLKNRALVLAATVVLLAYGGYVASSLPIDVFPDLNRPTVTILTEAPGLAPEEVETLVTFPIESVLNGATDVLRVRSASGIGISIVWVEFEWGTDIYVDRQIVNEKLQLARPRLPRAVNPLMAPISSIMGEILLIGMRSEGATDPMELRTLADWSVRPRLLAQNGVSQVVVMGGSLKQFQVLTSPERLAQYNVTLEELTQAVEKSNAVTGGGFLISGGEESLIRIVGRAITLEDLENTVVRQGDPVAVTVRQVADVRYGGPLARGDGSVNSQPSVILTVQKQPGADTLTLDRKILATLEDIQATLPADVKVETNIFRQANFINVAIKNVEEAIRDGAVWVVVVLFLFLWNFRTSAITLTAIPLSIIVTALVFHFCGLSINTMTLGGLAVAIGELVDDSIVDVENIYRRLKENRAKPKPDNPIKVIFLASAEVRNSIVYATLIVVLVVLPLFSLGGLEGRMFAPLGLSYLLTLLASLAVSLTVTPVLASYLLPKAKFLEHAHDPVLLRWLKRLDEKVLHITLRHAGIVLAVTGVLATLSVAAVAFMGGEFMPPFNEGSLTIGATTPPATSLDESNRMGRRTEDLLREVPEVTHTSRRTGRAELDEHAENVNYSEIDVGLIEHEQPKPGLFYAVLRAIPGVAVLGVNEQGRPREEVLADIRTRLSQVPGVVYNIGQPISHRLDHIMSGIRAQIAVKLYGPDLQVLRAKARDIFGIMQDVPGIVDLQIEPQVEIPQVRVTVLRENAVRYGLSPADVADALETALQGRKVSQVLEGQRTFDLVVWFDEKSRNDVDVVRSTLLTTPTGAHVALGTVAEVVQTTGPNTINRENVVRRIVVMANVAGRDLVGVVHDIQEGVSAKVLPNLSAGYFVEYGGQFEAQQEANLRLLILGCVAVAGVFMLLVKCLGSWRAALQVMVNIPLAAIGAVLALLLTQWPTAEALHDVPFWQWPHVWIQATSLSVAHWVGFITLIGIVNRNGIMMISHYIHLMQFEGEHFDEKMIIRGSLERLAPVLMTALTATIGLVPLAMGAGQTGKEILHPLAVVVMGGLISSTLMDQIVTPALFFKFGRKVYEHRFEEHHGEKAHAAVERLADELDD is encoded by the coding sequence ATGCTGAATCGCATCATTGCGATGTCGCTGAAAAACCGCGCCCTGGTACTGGCCGCCACAGTCGTGCTGCTAGCCTACGGCGGTTATGTGGCCTCGAGCTTGCCGATCGACGTCTTTCCCGACCTGAATCGCCCCACGGTCACGATCCTTACCGAAGCGCCGGGCCTGGCGCCCGAGGAAGTCGAAACGCTGGTTACGTTCCCGATTGAGTCGGTCCTCAACGGGGCGACCGACGTGCTGCGGGTCCGGTCGGCTTCCGGGATCGGCATCAGCATCGTGTGGGTTGAGTTCGAATGGGGAACCGACATCTACGTCGACCGCCAGATCGTCAACGAAAAATTGCAACTCGCCCGGCCGCGCCTGCCCCGTGCCGTGAACCCGCTGATGGCGCCGATCAGCTCGATCATGGGCGAAATCCTGCTGATCGGTATGCGCAGCGAGGGGGCCACCGACCCTATGGAGCTGCGCACGCTGGCCGATTGGTCAGTCCGGCCGCGATTGCTCGCGCAAAACGGCGTCTCACAAGTCGTGGTGATGGGAGGCTCGCTCAAGCAGTTTCAGGTTCTCACCTCGCCCGAACGATTGGCCCAATACAACGTCACGCTCGAAGAGTTGACGCAAGCCGTCGAGAAATCGAATGCCGTGACCGGCGGCGGCTTCTTGATTTCGGGCGGTGAAGAGTCGTTGATCCGCATCGTCGGGCGGGCCATCACGCTCGAGGATCTGGAAAACACCGTGGTCCGCCAGGGAGATCCTGTCGCGGTCACAGTTCGCCAGGTGGCGGACGTCCGCTATGGTGGCCCGCTCGCACGCGGCGATGGCAGCGTCAACAGCCAGCCCTCGGTGATTCTTACGGTACAGAAGCAGCCGGGCGCCGATACGCTGACGCTCGATCGAAAAATCCTCGCCACGCTCGAAGATATCCAGGCCACGCTGCCCGCGGATGTGAAGGTCGAAACCAACATCTTCCGACAGGCGAACTTCATCAACGTGGCGATCAAGAACGTCGAAGAGGCGATCCGCGACGGCGCCGTGTGGGTCGTGGTCGTGTTGTTCTTGTTCTTGTGGAACTTTCGCACCAGCGCCATCACACTCACTGCCATCCCGCTGTCGATTATCGTCACGGCGCTAGTGTTCCACTTCTGCGGCCTGTCGATCAATACGATGACGCTGGGCGGACTGGCCGTGGCGATCGGCGAATTGGTCGACGATTCGATCGTCGACGTCGAAAACATCTACCGACGCTTAAAAGAAAACCGCGCCAAGCCGAAGCCCGATAATCCGATCAAGGTGATCTTTCTCGCCTCGGCCGAAGTGCGCAATAGCATCGTCTACGCCACGTTGATCGTGGTGCTGGTCGTGCTGCCGCTGTTTTCGTTGGGCGGCCTCGAAGGGCGCATGTTCGCCCCCTTGGGCCTGTCTTATCTGTTGACCCTGTTGGCATCGCTCGCCGTTTCACTGACGGTAACGCCGGTGCTGGCTTCGTACTTACTGCCGAAGGCAAAGTTCCTAGAGCATGCGCACGATCCGGTCCTGTTGCGCTGGCTGAAACGCCTCGACGAGAAGGTGCTGCACATTACGCTCCGACATGCCGGCATTGTGCTGGCTGTAACGGGCGTGCTGGCCACATTGTCGGTCGCGGCGGTGGCGTTCATGGGGGGTGAATTTATGCCCCCCTTCAACGAAGGTTCGCTCACGATCGGCGCAACGACGCCCCCCGCCACTAGCCTGGACGAATCCAACCGCATGGGCCGTCGCACCGAGGACCTGCTGCGCGAGGTGCCCGAGGTGACGCACACCTCGCGGCGCACCGGCCGCGCGGAGCTCGACGAGCACGCGGAGAATGTGAACTACTCCGAAATCGACGTCGGCCTGATCGAGCATGAACAACCCAAGCCCGGCTTGTTCTATGCCGTCCTACGGGCCATTCCTGGTGTGGCCGTGTTGGGTGTGAACGAGCAAGGTCGCCCGCGCGAGGAGGTGCTGGCCGATATCCGCACGCGTCTCTCGCAGGTGCCTGGCGTGGTTTACAACATCGGCCAGCCGATTTCTCACCGGCTCGATCACATCATGTCCGGCATCCGCGCGCAAATCGCGGTCAAACTCTATGGCCCGGATTTACAAGTCTTGCGCGCCAAGGCGCGCGATATTTTCGGCATTATGCAAGACGTGCCCGGCATCGTCGATTTGCAAATCGAGCCGCAGGTCGAGATCCCGCAAGTGCGCGTCACGGTGTTGCGTGAAAATGCCGTTCGCTACGGATTGTCGCCGGCCGACGTGGCAGACGCCCTGGAAACTGCCCTGCAAGGACGCAAAGTGTCTCAGGTGCTGGAAGGGCAACGGACCTTCGACCTGGTCGTCTGGTTCGACGAAAAGTCACGCAACGATGTCGACGTGGTGCGATCGACCTTGTTGACCACTCCCACAGGCGCTCACGTAGCGCTCGGTACCGTCGCCGAAGTCGTGCAAACCACGGGGCCGAACACGATCAATCGCGAGAACGTGGTGCGCCGGATCGTAGTCATGGCCAACGTGGCGGGCCGCGACCTGGTCGGCGTCGTTCACGACATTCAAGAGGGTGTCAGCGCCAAAGTGCTGCCTAACTTGTCGGCCGGTTACTTCGTGGAATACGGTGGGCAATTCGAGGCGCAGCAAGAAGCCAACCTGCGACTGCTAATTCTAGGATGCGTCGCCGTGGCTGGTGTGTTCATGCTGCTGGTGAAATGCCTCGGCTCGTGGCGCGCGGCCCTACAGGTAATGGTCAACATTCCGCTCGCGGCGATCGGCGCCGTGCTGGCACTACTGCTGACGCAATGGCCAACAGCCGAGGCGTTGCACGACGTCCCGTTCTGGCAATGGCCGCACGTGTGGATACAAGCCACCAGCCTGTCGGTTGCGCACTGGGTCGGTTTCATCACGCTGATCGGCATCGTCAATCGCAACGGCATCATGATGATCTCGCATTACATTCACCTGATGCAGTTCGAAGGAGAGCACTTCGACGAAAAGATGATCATCCGCGGCAGCCTCGAGCGTTTGGCCCCCGTGCTGATGACCGCGCTCACAGCCACGATTGGGCTGGTTCCCCTGGCGATGGGCGCCGGCCAGACTGGCAAGGAAATTCTGCATCCGTTGGCCGTCGTCGTCATGGGCGGGCTCATCAGCTCGACATTGATGGATCAAATCGTCACGCCGGCCTTGTTCTTCAAATTCGGACGCAAGGTGTACGAACACCGCTTCGAAGAGCATCATGGCGAAAAAGCGCACGCCGCGGTCGAACGCCTGGCCGACGAGCTGGACGACTAG
- a CDS encoding PHB depolymerase family esterase, with translation MAEFVPLTPGTHRRTINVDGRERTYLLHAPPSYDAGRTYPLLLAFHGGATDAAFMARFCGLNEKSDEAGFLVIYPNGTGEVSRLLTWNAGNCCGYARRQNIDDVQFVNAILDEASRSAAIDERRIYATGMSNGAMMSYRLAAELSERIAAIAPVAGTMALDAFAPDRPVPVIHFHGTEDDYVPFDGGRGPLSLSQNHFASVAESIRRWADFNGCRPDPTITDLPNVAADGLAIECREYTGGRDGTEVVLYVVAGGGHTWPGRESRITALGPSTLSISANDLMWEFFVRHPLR, from the coding sequence ATGGCTGAATTCGTTCCGCTGACGCCGGGTACCCATCGCCGCACGATCAACGTTGACGGTCGCGAGCGAACTTATCTGCTGCATGCCCCGCCGTCGTACGATGCCGGCCGGACGTATCCGCTGCTGCTGGCCTTTCACGGCGGAGCGACCGACGCGGCTTTCATGGCTCGCTTCTGCGGGCTAAACGAAAAGAGTGACGAGGCGGGGTTTCTCGTCATTTATCCGAACGGCACCGGCGAAGTGTCGCGACTGCTAACCTGGAACGCAGGCAATTGCTGCGGCTATGCCCGTCGGCAGAATATTGATGATGTTCAGTTCGTCAATGCGATACTCGATGAGGCATCGCGCAGCGCGGCGATCGACGAGCGGCGCATCTACGCCACGGGCATGTCGAACGGCGCCATGATGAGTTACCGCTTGGCGGCCGAATTGTCGGAGAGGATCGCGGCCATCGCGCCCGTGGCCGGGACGATGGCACTCGACGCCTTTGCCCCTGACCGGCCGGTTCCGGTGATTCATTTTCATGGCACCGAGGACGATTACGTGCCGTTCGACGGCGGTCGCGGACCACTCAGCCTGTCGCAGAATCATTTCGCGTCTGTTGCCGAGTCGATCCGCCGCTGGGCGGATTTCAACGGCTGCCGTCCTGATCCGACGATTACTGATCTGCCCAATGTCGCGGCCGACGGCCTGGCGATCGAATGCCGCGAATACACGGGGGGCCGTGACGGAACCGAGGTCGTGCTTTACGTTGTCGCCGGTGGGGGACACACTTGGCCGGGGCGCGAATCGCGCATCACAGCACTCGGCCCTTCGACCTTGAGCATCTCGGCCAATGACCTGATGTGGGAGTTTTTTGTAAGGCACCCGCTGCGTTAA
- a CDS encoding Ppx/GppA phosphatase family protein produces the protein MDDKQTFLSPDLAHRLAAIDIGTNSVRLMIVEPLRDGTYRILDEEKETTRLGRNLAKTKRLDPVAVEESLNALRRMKQIAAGFQAREVRVIATCAVREAKDGQEFCRRAKEEIGLDVEVISGEQEGRLAFYSVARNFPLAGKNVAIADIGGGSTEIILASGDMIEAIYTTPLGAVRLTDEFLGGGDVQLDDFERLLDSIDRKLRREIKKRFFVPHILIGSGGTFTTLAEMVMATKGQNGLPLRGYEVTHAEVRHLLDRLRKMPAKARRNVTGLSSDRADIIVAGIAIIDRLMRRFKVNRLQVHNRGIRDGLVLTMIDSTLGTTSQDPHDQDLAIERFAAGCGVDLAHGRQVARLAGSIFAQLAEHYQLRAEDRPLLEAAARMQDVGYLIDYDKHHKHSYHLILNSRLAGFPPQELELIANIARYHRGGKPKAKHANYDRLPAADQERVRRLAAILRIAGGLDRSHSRVVRDVEIKFSPRAITMNVIADELPEVDLWGARRRCDFFEWVFDIPLRVEWHDPAAPHAPGEVNGTTSNGAEGIEKASLSDRG, from the coding sequence ATGGATGACAAGCAAACATTTCTGTCGCCCGACCTGGCTCACCGGCTGGCGGCGATCGATATCGGTACCAACAGCGTTCGGCTGATGATTGTCGAGCCGTTGCGAGACGGTACCTACCGCATTCTCGACGAAGAGAAAGAGACGACGCGGCTGGGGCGAAACCTGGCCAAGACGAAGCGGCTCGATCCCGTGGCTGTGGAAGAGTCGCTCAATGCCTTGCGGCGGATGAAGCAGATTGCCGCCGGCTTTCAGGCCCGCGAGGTGCGCGTGATCGCGACGTGCGCCGTGCGCGAGGCCAAGGACGGCCAGGAATTCTGCCGCCGGGCCAAAGAAGAAATCGGCCTGGACGTCGAGGTCATCAGCGGCGAGCAAGAAGGGCGACTGGCTTTTTACAGTGTCGCACGCAACTTCCCGCTGGCAGGCAAGAACGTGGCGATCGCCGACATCGGCGGCGGAAGCACCGAGATCATTTTGGCCTCGGGCGACATGATCGAAGCGATCTATACGACGCCGCTCGGCGCCGTGCGCCTGACCGACGAATTCTTGGGGGGCGGCGATGTGCAGCTCGACGATTTCGAGCGCCTGCTCGATTCGATCGACCGCAAGCTGCGCCGCGAGATCAAGAAACGCTTCTTCGTGCCGCACATCTTGATCGGCTCGGGCGGAACTTTCACGACGCTGGCAGAAATGGTGATGGCCACCAAAGGGCAGAACGGTCTGCCGCTGCGCGGGTACGAGGTGACGCACGCCGAGGTGCGGCATCTGCTCGATCGGTTACGTAAGATGCCGGCCAAGGCGCGGCGCAATGTGACCGGGCTCAGCTCCGATCGCGCCGACATCATCGTGGCCGGCATCGCGATCATCGACCGGCTGATGCGTCGCTTCAAAGTGAATCGACTGCAGGTACACAACCGCGGCATCCGCGACGGCCTGGTGCTGACGATGATCGATTCGACGCTGGGCACCACGAGCCAGGACCCGCACGATCAGGACCTGGCGATCGAGCGCTTCGCCGCGGGTTGCGGTGTCGACCTCGCACATGGTCGACAAGTGGCGCGGCTGGCCGGCTCGATCTTCGCGCAATTGGCCGAGCACTATCAATTGCGGGCTGAAGATCGACCACTATTGGAAGCGGCCGCGCGCATGCAAGATGTGGGCTACTTGATCGATTATGACAAGCATCACAAGCACAGCTACCACCTGATTCTCAATAGCCGACTGGCTGGATTTCCGCCGCAGGAACTGGAGTTGATCGCCAACATCGCGCGCTATCATCGCGGCGGAAAACCGAAGGCCAAGCACGCCAATTACGATCGGCTGCCGGCCGCGGATCAGGAGCGGGTGCGCCGGCTGGCCGCCATCTTGCGTATCGCCGGCGGATTGGATCGCAGCCATAGCCGTGTCGTGCGCGACGTGGAAATCAAGTTCAGCCCGCGCGCGATCACGATGAACGTCATCGCGGACGAATTGCCCGAGGTCGACCTGTGGGGGGCGCGGCGGCGGTGCGATTTCTTCGAATGGGTATTCGACATTCCCCTGCGCGTCGAGTGGCACGACCCGGCGGCGCCGCATGCGCCAGGCGAAGTGAATGGCACTACATCGAATGGCGCAGAAGGCATCGAAAAGGCCTCGCTATCCGACCGTGGCTGA
- a CDS encoding efflux RND transporter periplasmic adaptor subunit produces the protein MTTDRRMRALILVLTVALLRVVAATNIALAHGGHDNLPSSGVAVRSDRLLISPESEKSLGIATTVLHLRDLERDIMANATVEIPWRTHAFATSLVAGRIADVLVQPGDTVKLGQPLAEVESQEIETLQLELLKAATEFTLASRLLEQRGGLASSGSISERRVLESQATRDQWAAERGIAIRKLMSLGFTGRMIDEVLSTRQPIRTIPITSPLAGVVSVANVRVGQVVSPWQQVYEIVNLDTVWVHGQVLETDSTSVAEKQPVDILVEALPDKIFRGEVDHVGVKLDPESRSLHVHVEVDNHEKLLREGTFCRLRIRANVAPEAIACPYDAIVDPGGSPWVLVEERPGTFVRQPVKLGMRSGNMVEILDGVFPGDPVVVTGKHELASLFPAEYATPTSSTGNVANTTTGTRSTISPSKPHEIIAQAQIELPTDKKAMAYSTVTGRIARILVEHGERVKAGQVLAEVESLELRNVQLDLLRAKSQLKLSRKLLDQYKRLSTNGGIAEKDLWETQSETENLESTVASLKNKLSLLGLSADEIQQISQLDITAVATEDFRTTSAIRSPIDGRITLFDLSIGQVVRPQDELFEIQDNSRVVARGYVHEQDSVAVGLGQPVTVAITADPNFAARGTVDRAAPTLSAWGRAMSVWVELDNHGGELKEGMLARLSIVPKASLQETAADGASRTESHSAHKVTSP, from the coding sequence ATGACGACGGACCGACGAATGAGAGCCTTAATACTTGTACTGACCGTCGCCTTGCTGCGCGTTGTCGCAGCGACAAACATCGCATTGGCCCACGGAGGGCATGACAATTTGCCAAGCAGCGGCGTGGCCGTGCGCAGCGATCGGCTGCTGATTTCGCCCGAGTCCGAAAAATCGCTCGGTATCGCCACAACGGTTCTGCATCTGCGCGACTTGGAACGCGACATCATGGCCAACGCCACGGTCGAGATTCCCTGGCGAACGCACGCTTTCGCCACGTCGCTTGTCGCCGGTCGCATTGCCGATGTGCTGGTCCAGCCGGGTGACACCGTCAAGCTAGGGCAGCCACTGGCCGAGGTCGAAAGCCAGGAGATCGAAACGTTGCAGCTCGAACTGTTGAAGGCGGCCACCGAATTCACGCTGGCCAGCCGATTGCTCGAGCAGCGCGGGGGGCTGGCCTCGAGTGGCAGCATCTCGGAGCGGCGCGTGCTCGAGTCGCAGGCCACGCGCGACCAGTGGGCCGCCGAACGGGGCATCGCCATTCGTAAGCTCATGTCGTTGGGCTTCACCGGTCGCATGATCGACGAAGTGCTATCCACCCGGCAGCCGATTCGCACGATTCCCATCACCAGCCCGCTGGCGGGAGTCGTCTCTGTGGCGAACGTTCGCGTGGGGCAAGTCGTTTCGCCGTGGCAACAGGTGTACGAGATCGTCAACCTCGATACGGTCTGGGTACACGGCCAGGTACTGGAAACTGATAGTACGTCGGTCGCCGAAAAGCAGCCCGTCGACATTCTGGTCGAAGCACTGCCGGACAAAATTTTCAGGGGCGAGGTCGACCATGTCGGCGTGAAGCTCGATCCCGAGTCGCGCAGCCTGCACGTGCATGTCGAGGTCGACAATCACGAGAAGCTGCTGCGCGAGGGGACGTTCTGCCGCCTGCGCATTCGTGCGAACGTCGCGCCGGAAGCCATCGCCTGCCCTTACGATGCAATCGTCGATCCCGGTGGTTCACCGTGGGTGCTCGTCGAGGAACGTCCCGGCACCTTCGTGCGGCAACCGGTAAAGCTGGGCATGCGTAGCGGCAACATGGTCGAGATTCTCGACGGCGTATTTCCCGGCGATCCGGTCGTCGTTACGGGCAAGCACGAATTAGCTTCGCTCTTTCCGGCCGAGTACGCTACGCCGACATCAAGCACGGGCAACGTCGCGAACACGACAACCGGCACGCGCTCGACAATATCTCCTTCGAAGCCGCATGAAATCATTGCCCAAGCGCAGATCGAACTGCCCACGGACAAGAAGGCGATGGCCTATTCGACCGTCACCGGGCGTATCGCTCGCATACTCGTCGAACACGGCGAGCGGGTGAAAGCTGGTCAGGTGCTGGCCGAGGTGGAAAGCCTGGAACTGCGTAACGTGCAACTCGACCTGCTGCGCGCGAAATCTCAATTGAAGCTATCTCGCAAGTTGCTGGATCAGTACAAGCGTCTGTCCACCAATGGTGGCATCGCGGAAAAAGATTTGTGGGAGACGCAATCCGAAACCGAGAATCTGGAATCGACGGTTGCCAGCCTCAAGAACAAGCTTTCGTTGTTGGGGCTTTCTGCTGACGAAATACAACAGATCTCGCAGTTGGACATTACGGCCGTCGCCACCGAGGACTTTCGCACGACCAGCGCCATCCGCTCGCCGATTGACGGCCGGATCACACTTTTTGATCTGTCGATCGGTCAGGTCGTGCGGCCGCAGGACGAGCTCTTCGAGATTCAAGACAACTCGCGCGTCGTGGCGCGTGGCTACGTTCACGAACAAGACTCCGTCGCGGTCGGACTCGGTCAGCCGGTGACCGTGGCCATCACCGCCGATCCCAACTTCGCGGCCCGCGGCACCGTCGATCGCGCAGCGCCCACGTTATCGGCCTGGGGCCGAGCGATGAGCGTTTGGGTCGAGCTTGACAATCACGGCGGCGAGTTGAAAGAGGGGATGCTGGCCCGGCTGTCCATCGTGCCCAAAGCTTCCCTACAGGAAACCGCGGCCGACGGTGCGTCACGAACGGAATCGCACAGCGCGCACAAGGTGACATCGCCATGA
- a CDS encoding class I SAM-dependent methyltransferase has product MPQPDTDPTRRFSTRVENYVRYRPGYPAKVLRILSEETGFSSAAVVADIGAGTGISTKLFLDHGNTVFAVEPNDAMRTAAESLLGTEPQFHSIAGTAEQTTLADRSVDYVVAGQAFHWFDVAGARCECQRILRSGGWAVLMWNTRKTDTTPFLRSYEKLLIDFGTDYAEVNHANVSALALESFFGGRPHYRAIPNEQVFDLAGLTGRLLSSSYVPSVEDPRYEPMLATLSRLFAEHQQDGHVRFEYDTELYFGQI; this is encoded by the coding sequence ATGCCCCAGCCTGATACCGATCCTACGCGACGCTTCAGCACACGCGTCGAGAATTATGTGCGCTATCGGCCTGGTTATCCGGCCAAAGTGTTGCGGATTCTAAGCGAGGAAACGGGCTTTTCGTCGGCTGCCGTCGTGGCCGATATCGGCGCCGGGACAGGAATATCGACGAAGCTGTTTCTCGACCACGGCAACACCGTCTTTGCCGTTGAACCAAATGACGCGATGCGGACGGCGGCGGAATCTTTGCTCGGCACAGAACCGCAGTTCCACTCGATTGCCGGCACGGCCGAGCAGACGACACTCGCCGATCGCAGCGTCGACTATGTGGTCGCGGGACAGGCATTTCATTGGTTCGACGTCGCCGGCGCGCGGTGCGAGTGCCAACGCATCCTGCGGTCTGGCGGTTGGGCCGTGCTGATGTGGAACACGCGCAAGACCGACACCACCCCGTTCCTGCGCAGCTACGAAAAGCTGCTAATCGACTTTGGCACTGATTATGCCGAGGTGAATCACGCCAACGTCAGTGCCTTGGCGCTTGAGAGCTTCTTCGGCGGTCGGCCGCACTATCGCGCGATTCCCAACGAGCAGGTATTCGACCTGGCCGGGCTCACCGGGCGGTTGCTTTCGTCGTCGTACGTTCCTTCGGTCGAAGACCCAAGGTATGAGCCGATGCTTGCGACACTGTCGCGACTCTTCGCCGAGCATCAGCAAGACGGGCACGTGCGCTTCGAATATGACACCGAGTTGTACTTCGGGCAGATATAG
- a CDS encoding SMP-30/gluconolactonase/LRE family protein, which produces MDIRTQARQLERTLRCLSIIAATVVIIAAATGMSAAAADAPIPGIGPTGPAKEIAGTFKFTEGPATDRDGVVYFTDVPVQKIYKIGPDYTSSVFRDESNGANGLMFNAAGEIVSCQKNGLVVWNPKTKKERVLADKYDGKALNRPNDLVVDATGGAYFTDPSSALDGKANQPVAGVFYVTVDGKLTRLIDDLIFPNGIILSPDEKTLYVIPFLREQMMAYPVTAPGKLGPGRVFCTIEQPEGKKGGGGDGCAVDARGNLYIAAATGVQVFDPAGKLLGTIKVPKTPSNCEFGGKDLKTLYVTARTGVYAFPMEITGHRFPGGPK; this is translated from the coding sequence ATGGACATTCGCACCCAGGCTCGACAACTCGAACGCACCTTGCGCTGCTTATCGATCATTGCGGCAACCGTCGTCATCATTGCTGCGGCCACCGGCATGTCAGCCGCTGCGGCCGACGCCCCCATTCCCGGTATCGGCCCGACCGGTCCCGCGAAGGAAATTGCCGGCACGTTCAAGTTCACCGAAGGACCTGCCACGGATCGCGACGGCGTCGTTTACTTCACCGACGTGCCGGTGCAAAAGATTTACAAGATCGGACCCGACTATACATCCTCGGTCTTTCGCGACGAATCGAACGGCGCGAACGGGTTGATGTTCAACGCTGCCGGCGAAATCGTAAGCTGCCAGAAGAACGGGCTGGTGGTGTGGAATCCAAAGACCAAGAAAGAACGAGTACTGGCCGATAAGTACGACGGCAAGGCACTGAATCGCCCCAACGATCTGGTCGTCGACGCCACCGGAGGCGCCTATTTCACCGATCCCAGCTCCGCGCTCGACGGCAAGGCGAACCAGCCGGTCGCCGGAGTCTTCTACGTCACGGTCGACGGTAAGCTGACACGACTGATCGATGACTTAATCTTTCCGAACGGCATCATCCTCTCGCCTGACGAGAAGACACTGTATGTGATCCCCTTCTTGCGCGAGCAGATGATGGCTTATCCCGTGACCGCGCCGGGCAAGCTTGGGCCGGGCCGCGTCTTCTGCACCATCGAGCAACCGGAGGGCAAAAAGGGGGGCGGTGGCGATGGCTGCGCGGTCGACGCACGAGGCAATCTTTACATCGCCGCGGCGACCGGTGTACAAGTCTTTGACCCGGCCGGCAAACTGCTGGGCACGATCAAGGTGCCGAAGACTCCGTCGAACTGCGAATTTGGCGGCAAGGACCTGAAGACCCTGTACGTCACAGCCCGCACCGGCGTTTACGCCTTCCCCATGGAAATCACGGGGCACCGGTTCCCCGGTGGGCCGAAGTGA